A part of Bacillus rossius redtenbacheri isolate Brsri chromosome 1, Brsri_v3, whole genome shotgun sequence genomic DNA contains:
- the LOC134537008 gene encoding tetra-peptide repeat homeobox protein 1-like, producing VPVPVPVPVPFRIPVPVPVPVPVPVPVPVPVPVPFPVPVPVPVPVPVPVPVPVPVRVPVPVPVPVPVPVPVPVAVPVPFPFPVPVPFPVPVPVPFRVPVPVPVLFPVPVPVPVPVPVPVPVPVPVPVPVPVPVPVPVPVPVPVPVPVPVPVPVPVPVPVPVPVPVPVPVPVPVPVPVPVPVPVPVPVPVPVPVPV from the coding sequence gtccctgtccctgttcctgtccctgtccctttccgtatccctgtccctgtccctgtccctgtccctgttccagtccctgtccctgttcctgtcccagtccctttccctgtccctgtccctgtcccagtccctgtccctgttccagtccctgtcccagtccctgtccgtgttccagtccctgtcccagtccctgtccctgtcccagtccctgtccctgtcgcagtccctgtccctttccctttccctgtcccagtccctttccctgtccctgtccctgtccctttccgtgtccctgtccctgtccctgtccttttccctgtccctgtccctgtcccagtccctgtccctgttcctgtccctgttcctgtccctgtccctgttcctgtccctgtccctgttccagtccctgtccctgttcctgtccctgttcctgtccctgtccctgttcctgtccctgtccctgttcctgtccctgtccctgttccagtccctgtccctgttcctgtccctgttcctgtccctgttcctgtccctgtccctgttcctgtccctgtccctgttccagtccctgtccctgttcctgtc
- the LOC134530723 gene encoding tetra-peptide repeat homeobox protein 1-like yields PVPVPVPVPVPVPVPFPVPVPVPVPVPVPVPVPVPVPVPVPVPVPVPVPVPVPVPVPVPVPVPVPVPVPVPVPVPVPVPVAVPVPFPFPVPVPFPVPVPVPFRVPVPVPVPFPVPVPAPVPVPVPVPVPVPVPVPVPVPVPVPVPVPVPVPVPVPVHVPVPVPVPVPVPVPVPVPVPVPVPVPVPVPVPVPVPVPVPVPVPVPVPVPVPVEQESSYRSYNPEPDIWTRLGRQVPSALSDQRTANCLRKSVDRVSQESWESCESWESWEAWESWESWESCESWESWEAWESWESWESCESWKSWESCESWESWESCESWKSWESCESWESWEAWESWES; encoded by the exons cctgtccctgttccagtccctgtccctgttcctgtcccagtccctttccctgtccctgtccctgttcctgtccctgtccctgttccagtccctgtccctgtccctgtccctgtcccagttcctgtccctgttcctgtccctgttcctgtccctgtccctgttcctgtccctgtccctgttccagtccctgtccctgttcctgtcccagtccctgtccctgtcccagtccctgtccctgtcgcagtccctgtccctttccctttccctgtcccagtccctttccctgtccctgtccctgtccctttccgtgtccctgtccctgtccctgtccctttccctgtccctgttcctgcccctgtccctgtcccagtccctgtccctgttcctgtccctgttcctgtccctgtccctgtccctgtccctgtccctgttccagtccctgtccctgttcctgtccctgttcctgtccatgtccctgttcctgtccctgtccctgttccagtccctgtccctgtccctgtccctgttccagtccctgtccctgttcctgtccctgttcctgtccctgtccctgttcctgtccctgttcctgttcctgtccctgttcctgtccctgttcctgtccct GTGGAGCAGGAGTCGTCTTACAGATCTTACAATCCAGAGCCCGACATCTGGACTAGACTTGGAAGACAGGTCCCCTCCGCTCTGTCCGACCAGCGGACCGCCAACTGCCTGCGCAAGTCAGTGGACAGAGTTTCACAGGAA TCCTGGGAGTCCTGTGAGTCCTGGGAGTCCTGGGAGGCCTGGGAGTCCTGGGAGTCCTGGGAGTCCTGTGAGTCCTGGGAGTCCTGGGAGGCCTGGGAGTCCTGGGAGTCCTGGGAGTCCTGTGAGTCCTGGAAGTCCTGGGAGTCCTGTGAGTCCTGGGAGTCCTGGGAGTCCTGTGAGTCCTGGAAGTCCTGGGAGTCCTGTGAGTCCTGGGAGTCCTGGGAGGCCTGGGAGTCCTGGGAGTCCTAA